The Mus pahari chromosome 5, PAHARI_EIJ_v1.1, whole genome shotgun sequence genomic sequence TGGGAATTCATTCTCCAGTTTGGTTTTAATGTCTTCCTACTTCTTGCCATGGTCTTATTTATGTTCCCTGTGTCGCAACTACAGAAATTTGTGTTTGAGACCCTTTGTATGTGACtcagtaaaacaaaatgttttgtaAACTCCATGTCTGTTCCTCTGTAGCAGCTGCTTTGAGGAAATATCAAAGAAACAATGACTCTTCTTGTGCTTTGCAGACAGCTGAGTCTGTTGGGAAAGATAATAGCAAACACTTAAGAGCATATACTCCAACCATAAACAATAACTATTCTATAGATTTTATGGCTCTTTATATTTTAGCAATCTACTTCACATTCATCACTGCGGTTGTGTCTTCCAGGAGCCCCATGAAACAATCAAAGTAGAATTATGACTTTGATTTTTTACTTCATATAAAAACTCTGATTTCCAAAATTGCAAACCCCCTTACCTTAGGGCACATGACTAACCCCAGGTACAGCAGAGCATCACAGGAGACAGTTGTCACAGCTCAACCCCCTGCACAACTCCATACAGAGACACTgcataaatattttctcaataaatattcaaGAGAATGCTTGGCACCATCCACTTGGACTCATAAAAATTGATGATTAGAAGATTGATTATAAGAATGATCATAACAAACCACATTCATATAAGAATGGTCATAACGAACCACAACCACACTATGCAATACTTCAAATTTGTGTATTATAGAAAAGCCACCTACTTTGTATGACCCCCTACTCTATATTCCTTTAATATATAGGAAAGGATAAAAATGGAAGCCACCTAAAAATTCAGATGTAAGTAAAATAGTTCCAAGTTCTTCCTGAaaggaagtgattttttttctccctagaaAAAGAGAATTTCTCAGGAAATAGAACTCTGAAGTTTAAGACTTTAAACCACTCAaagccaaaatgaaaaaaaaaatcaaggctacAAGTGCATTTATTGCAATACTTTCCACGACAGAAAAAATATCAGAAACTGCCTTTATTACCACTAATTGAACTATGATACATCTGTacatctataaaagaaaaatggaaaggatGGTTAAAATGCTAAATGGGTATATTTTAGGCATTTTGAAAATTGAACATGCACTATaatatgtgcatttatatatgtatatactctacatatgaatacacaaatatatttgtatagactcaccaatatttatttatacacatatatgcattctttttgtaaaatcagaaatattttattttatatgtgtagatgttttgcctgcatgtatgcctgtgcaccacattcATGTATTTCCCAGGGAAGCCAAAAGAGGAATTtttgatcccctgggactgagtTACGGACAATTGTTAGCTGCCCTGTGGATGTTGAGAATTGAACACAAGTGCTCTAAAAGACCAGCCAGTACTCTTTTGTTTTAAAGGTGCACATAGAGTTTTATTGTTCTATTACAATAATCTCAGGTACACTCCAGGTGTTTGTCAACATGAATTCTAATCTCTGCTATCACGAATGTCTTCCTAAAGAACCAAGTAGACTGTTGGTAATTATAAAACTGATGGCCTCAAGAAGATGAGTGATGGTTTGACGTTGATGCCAACGTGGTAGATGCTACTCTTTCCTTGTGTGTCGGTAACTCAGGTTCACCTTTTGCTTTTGAGTCAGAATAAGTAGATGAACTGGATGAAAAATGAGGAAACCCAGGTTGAAAGGAAGGCTCTCCCTGCATTTCAGTACAACTATTCCACAAGTGGGACATGTCCCCACGGTTTTGAGTAATAGAGGTTATAATGAAATTCACAGTGCTGTCGTTTGCTTGAGTGAAGATTCTCTGTGAGTCCATACGAAGAGGTGACACCTCATTTAATGGAGCAGGGCGATGTGTGAGAGTTTCTTCGGGTGGTCTGAAGGAACTTGGTGTTGCAAGAGAAAAGTCACTTCTGATGGCATCCATCGTATCAGAAGCCCCTAGGGCAAGAGAAGACTTCTGTCTCAGATATACATTTGAAACACTAGAGCTGGACAACAAATTTCTCTCATTGGTTTGGACAGCTACACCCAAACTACGGTCATCCATCTTGCCCAAGTCTGGTCTGAAGTGTTTGTTCTTGAAATCCTGAAGTGAAGGAGCAGCTCCACGAGAAACTGTTTTAATCCCaattctccttttcattctttctataaGATGGGGACAGTCTCTCAGAAAGTTTGGATTCTGGTAGAACTGTAACTTACATGAGGCAGAAATTCCTTTTTCTTCAGCCAAAAAGTCGGGGAGAGAAGCAGATCTTTGGAAGTTCTGTCTCATTTTCCTAAATCCATACAGATTAAGTTGCCGAACCAAACTTTTCATGCTATCAGTTTCAAATATTCTGAAGGGGGCCTTTCTTTCCAACACTTCCTTCTTGAAGAGTTCTTCATTGATCACTATGTAAGTCCCATCCTCATCCCACCAAATAGACTTAAACTTGTCACTTCCCACTATTTTCCAGAGTTTTCTGGGGAAGGTCATTGAAAATAAGTTACTGTCTTCACCTGGCTCCGAGGCACAGAGGGTATGAGGTGGCCTCTTTATCAAGAATCGCTGAGCCAAAACCTGAAATGCACTTTCCTCAATAATAGCCCATAAGTCTGAGTCCTTCTGACCTGCGTTGTCACACCAAGGCTCACAGGAAGAGGTCTCTAAATCTGTTGATAGACTGTTAGGGGAAACAGCCCGCATTTCCGAAGGTGCTTCAGCCATATCCTGCACACTTTACCCACATAGACTTCACATCTGAACAGCTTTGTACTCTGTAGATTATATTGGCGCTTCAGTAGTCCTACACAGATGGAAGTAAGTGACGACATCATAAAGGCAGTCAGTCTAATAGCTGTGACATCACAGAATCACTTAGGGCTCCTGGTGATCATTGTGCCAAAAGCATCCCTGTCCTTTGCaaaacaggaaagcaagagtAACCCCTGACTTACTGAAGATTTCAAAACGCCGTCCCTAAAGAcgcttctctcctcccctttttaATTAgactttatattatttaaaacaatttttaatttttaatatactttgaCCATATTCTTCTGCTTCCCTAATTATTTCCAGATCCCCCtcctctctacccacccaactttcagtccttaaaaaaataagcaaaaacccAATCTAATAGCAAAATCCCCCAAagccaggaaaacaaaataacGTACCAtcccaaaagaaagaacaaaacaccaaactgtaaccaaataaagacatacaaaaaaaaataaaataaaatcccacgGAGGTCATTATATGTTGTCAGccacttctgttttttgtttgtttgtttttgttttgttttgttttgtttttcgagacagggtttctctgtgtagcccttggctgtcctggaactcactttgtagaccaggctggcctcgaactcagaaatccNNNNNNNNNNNNNNNNNNNNNNNNNNNNNNNNNNNNNNNNNNNNNNNNNNagtgctgggattaaaggtgtgcgccatcatgccccACTTCTGAATATGAGGCCTGCACTGGGGTGGTTGTCCCTCCACTGGAGAAAACCAGtgttccctctcccagcaggtataAATGACAGTTCCATTGTTAACCATGGCCCTAgtgcaaccagtgctcttaaactctgagccatctctccatccctgacatatttacattttcctaTAGAA encodes the following:
- the LOC110322629 gene encoding heat shock transcription factor, Y-linked-like gives rise to the protein MAEAPSEMRAVSPNSLSTDLETSSCEPWCDNAGQKDSDLWAIIEESAFQVLAQRFLIKRPPHTLCASEPGEDSNLFSMTFPRKLWKIVGSDKFKSIWWDEDGTYIVINEELFKKEVLERKAPFRIFETDSMKSLVRQLNLYGFRKMRQNFQRSASLPDFLAEEKGISASCKLQFYQNPNFLRDCPHLIERMKRRIGIKTVSRGAAPSLQDFKNKHFRPDLGKMDDRSLGVAVQTNERNLLSSSSVSNVYLRQKSSLALGASDTMDAIRSDFSLATPSSFRPPEETLTHRPAPLNEVSPLRMDSQRIFTQANDSTVNFIITSITQNRGDMSHLWNSCTEMQGEPSFQPGFPHFSSSSSTYSDSKAKGEPELPTHKERVASTTLASTSNHHSSS